The sequence ACCTTTCCGTGCCATTGGTGCGTTTCAGGGGTGTAATAAAAGCAGTGGTGGTGGGTTTGTGGAAACTGACAGTCAATTCTCTGAAGATGCTTCATCTAGCGTCTCTGAAGATGCTTCATCTAGTGGCGATGCTTTGTTAGTACCAAATAATGATGGTGACACATCAGTCTTTAACCATCCGCCTGAATTTGGAGTTCTAGACGATCGAGAAGTGAATGAGGGGCAAAAACTTGAGTTTACCTTGCCTGCCTTTGATGCAGATAAGGATACCTTAATTTTTACATCTGGCAATTTACCTGCTGGCGCATCACTCAATAAAAATACGGGGAAATTTTTGTGGACACCTACCTACAATCAGGCAGGGCTTTATGAAGTTAATTTTGTGGTGAGTGATGGAATATTATCGGATTCAGGAAATATGAATATTTTAGTGCATAATGTAAACCAAGCCCCGGTTGATAATGATGGCGATGGATGGTTTTCGGATAAAGATTGCGATGATAACGACTCCAACGTGAAGCCACTTTATAATAATCAAACCTATGTGGTTAATCATAAATTAAGAGTTTGCCCCGGCACTTATACCCGAGCCAAATTGGAAATTAAAAATGTGCAAGGTGTCGATGTAATTGGTGCAGGGGTAGAAGATTCAAATGGAAATTATTTTCCAGGCGCAGTTATTTTGGATGGTGCTGGGATTACGGCGGATCAAGAGCAGACTGTAATTTTATTAAATCAAGTAAATCAAATCTATCTAGCTGGTTTTAAGATAAAAGGTTATCATAATCACAATGGGATAAAAGAGCGTGGTGGTAGCAATAATGAAGTTGCATATATTACTATGGACGCGTACATAGCTATTCGAAGTGAAGATAGTAGCAATAATTATTTTCATCACTTAGATCTTAAAAAAATCGGTTTAGGTATCTTGATTAGTGGTGGTGGTAATATGCATAAAATTGAAAATTGCAATATTGCAGGAGATCCAAATGATACAGCTTTACTGTTTTTTCGTTCTGCAATTGTATTGGGCAGTTGGAGTGGTTTTACAGAAATACTTAATAATAATATTGATGGTAAAAATGTTCTTTTGGCTGATGGAGCACGTGCAAATATCATTGGGAATACAATTATAAATTGTAATAGTGATGGTATATATTTGGATAGTAGCAATAATGTGATTACTGGTAATGAGATTCATAATAATAAAGAATGGGGACTGATAGTAGGAGGAGGTGACAATAATACTATTACTAACAATGATTTAAGATGGAATGAAGAAGGTGGTTTGTTTATTGCCCCAGGTTCTACAGGAAATACAGTATTTGGAAATCAGGAATAAAATAAAAGGGGTCAAGTCTTGACATGAGACAGGTTTATGGGAATCAGCAGCGGAGGTATGACGGAGGTACGTTTTTCAGTCATTACCGTCGTATAAGCGGACAATCACTGCAGAAATCTCATCCTACTGGATGATTGATTG is a genomic window of Deltaproteobacteria bacterium containing:
- a CDS encoding right-handed parallel beta-helix repeat-containing protein — protein: MTRIECNQNQSQEINPLTKLGCFVEQHVLNPLQQRIDSFVQASLLVYNQFEKLVDTPPTPLKGSPHEIVLKRVENYKPWEYNRFPNITYSRRMDEAREHYTSGPIRVKPKDQKHIELPWIIHAYAEVGKLPFRAIGAFQGCNKSSGGGFVETDSQFSEDASSSVSEDASSSGDALLVPNNDGDTSVFNHPPEFGVLDDREVNEGQKLEFTLPAFDADKDTLIFTSGNLPAGASLNKNTGKFLWTPTYNQAGLYEVNFVVSDGILSDSGNMNILVHNVNQAPVDNDGDGWFSDKDCDDNDSNVKPLYNNQTYVVNHKLRVCPGTYTRAKLEIKNVQGVDVIGAGVEDSNGNYFPGAVILDGAGITADQEQTVILLNQVNQIYLAGFKIKGYHNHNGIKERGGSNNEVAYITMDAYIAIRSEDSSNNYFHHLDLKKIGLGILISGGGNMHKIENCNIAGDPNDTALLFFRSAIVLGSWSGFTEILNNNIDGKNVLLADGARANIIGNTIINCNSDGIYLDSSNNVITGNEIHNNKEWGLIVGGGDNNTITNNDLRWNEEGGLFIAPGSTGNTVFGNQE